Proteins from one Mycobacterium sp. HUMS_12744610 genomic window:
- the glpK gene encoding glycerol kinase GlpK: MPRSVAVHAGGAPLPEFIAAIDQGTTSTRCMIFDHDGADVACHQLEHEQILPRAGWVEHNPVEIWERTASVLMTALNVARLAPKDIAALGITNQRETTLVWDRHTGRPYYNAIVWQDTRTDRIASALDRDGRGEVIRRKAGLPPATYFSGGKLQWILDNVDGVREAAERGDALFGTADTWVLWNLTGGPRGGVHVTDVTNASRTMLMDLQTLDWDDELLSFFSVPRAMLPAIAPSSPRQPYGVTTEFGPLGGEVPITGVLGDQHAAMVGQVCLKPGEAKNTYGTGNFLLLNTGETIVRSGHGLLTTVCYQFGDAKPVYALEGSIAVTGSAVQWLRDQLGIIGGAAQSELLARQVPDNGGVYFVPAFSGLFAPYWRSDARGAIVGLSRFNTAAHLTRATLEAICYQSRDVVDAMQADSGVPLEVLKVDGGITANDLCMQIQADVLGVDVVRPVVAETTALGAAYAAGLSAGFWTGPDELRANWREGRRWTPSWDDDRRAAAYAGWRKAVQRSLDWVEIP; this comes from the coding sequence ATGCCACGAAGTGTCGCAGTTCACGCCGGAGGAGCGCCGTTGCCCGAGTTCATCGCCGCCATCGACCAGGGCACCACCAGCACCCGGTGCATGATTTTCGACCACGACGGCGCCGACGTGGCCTGCCATCAGCTCGAGCACGAGCAGATCCTGCCCCGTGCCGGCTGGGTGGAACACAACCCGGTCGAGATCTGGGAGCGCACCGCCTCGGTGCTGATGACGGCCCTCAACGTCGCCAGGCTGGCACCGAAAGACATTGCTGCGCTGGGCATCACGAATCAGCGGGAGACGACGCTGGTGTGGGACCGGCACACCGGTCGGCCGTACTACAACGCGATCGTGTGGCAGGATACGCGCACCGACCGCATCGCGTCGGCGCTGGACCGCGACGGCCGCGGCGAGGTGATCCGCCGCAAGGCGGGCCTGCCGCCGGCGACGTACTTCTCCGGCGGGAAGCTGCAGTGGATCCTGGACAACGTCGACGGGGTGCGCGAGGCCGCCGAGCGCGGTGACGCCCTGTTCGGCACCGCCGACACCTGGGTGTTGTGGAACCTGACCGGCGGTCCGCGGGGCGGGGTGCACGTCACCGACGTGACCAACGCCAGCCGGACCATGCTGATGGACCTGCAGACGCTGGACTGGGACGACGAGCTGTTGTCGTTCTTCTCGGTGCCGCGGGCGATGCTGCCGGCGATCGCGCCGTCGTCACCGCGGCAGCCCTACGGGGTCACGACGGAGTTCGGGCCGCTCGGTGGCGAGGTGCCGATCACCGGGGTCCTCGGCGACCAGCACGCGGCGATGGTCGGCCAGGTGTGCCTGAAGCCGGGCGAGGCGAAGAACACCTACGGGACCGGCAATTTCCTGCTACTCAACACCGGCGAGACGATCGTGCGCTCCGGCCACGGCCTGCTGACGACGGTCTGTTACCAGTTCGGGGACGCCAAACCCGTTTACGCCCTTGAGGGTTCGATCGCGGTCACCGGTTCGGCCGTGCAGTGGCTGCGCGACCAGCTGGGCATCATCGGCGGCGCCGCGCAGAGCGAACTGCTGGCCCGCCAGGTCCCCGACAACGGCGGGGTGTACTTCGTGCCGGCGTTCTCCGGGTTGTTCGCCCCGTACTGGCGCTCCGACGCCCGCGGCGCGATCGTGGGCCTGTCCCGGTTCAACACCGCCGCACACCTGACCCGTGCGACGCTCGAGGCGATCTGTTATCAGAGCCGCGACGTGGTGGATGCCATGCAGGCCGACTCCGGTGTGCCCCTCGAGGTGCTCAAGGTCGACGGCGGCATCACGGCGAACGACCTGTGCATGCAGATCCAGGCCGACGTGCTGGGCGTGGACGTGGTGCGGCCGGTGGTCGCCGAGACCACCGCGCTGGGCGCGGCGTACGCGGCCGGCCTGTCGGCAGGCTTCTGGACGGGCCCCGACGAGCTGCGGGCCAACTGGCGCGAGGGCAGGCGCTGGACGCCGTCCTGGGACGACGACCGGCGCGCCGCCGCCTACGCGGGCTGGCGAAAGGCGGTGCAGCGCAGCCTGGATTGGGTGGAGATTCCCTAA
- a CDS encoding PadR family transcriptional regulator — translation MNHPFTPGSGPFGDRPGPGFGFGPGPVPGVGPAQWRALRGARRHARHEFREHLRDHAGDHGGPMGFGPGFGPGFGPGFGPGFGPGFGFGPGGRRGGGRRGGPGRGRRGDVRAAILALLAERPMHGYEMIQQIAERSSGIWKPSPGSVYPTLQLLDDEGLIAASETDGSKKLFELTDEGRAAAEKIETPPWDEIAEGADPGHVNLRAAVGQLFGAVAQSAHTATAEQQQRIVEIVNNARREIYGILGED, via the coding sequence ATGAACCACCCCTTCACCCCGGGCAGCGGCCCGTTCGGCGACCGGCCCGGACCGGGCTTCGGATTCGGCCCCGGCCCGGTTCCCGGTGTCGGGCCCGCACAATGGCGGGCCCTGCGCGGTGCCAGGCGGCACGCCCGGCACGAGTTCCGCGAGCACCTTCGCGACCACGCCGGCGACCATGGCGGGCCGATGGGCTTCGGCCCCGGCTTCGGTCCGGGCTTCGGCCCCGGCTTCGGTCCGGGCTTCGGCCCGGGCTTCGGTTTCGGACCGGGCGGGCGGCGCGGCGGCGGGCGGCGCGGCGGCCCCGGCCGCGGACGTCGCGGCGACGTGCGGGCGGCCATCCTGGCACTGCTGGCCGAACGGCCCATGCACGGCTACGAGATGATCCAGCAGATCGCCGAGCGCAGCAGCGGGATCTGGAAGCCCAGCCCCGGGTCGGTGTACCCGACTCTGCAATTGCTGGACGACGAAGGCCTGATCGCCGCGAGCGAAACCGACGGCAGCAAGAAGCTTTTCGAGTTGACCGACGAGGGTCGCGCGGCCGCCGAGAAGATCGAGACCCCACCGTGGGACGAGATCGCCGAAGGCGCCGACCCCGGCCACGTCAACCTGCGGGCCGCCGTGGGCCAGTTGTTCGGCGCGGTGGCGCAATCCGCGCACACCGCCACCGCCGAACAGCAGCAGCGCATCGTGGAGATCGTCAACAATGCGCGCCGGGAGATCTACGGAATCCTCGGCGAGGACTGA
- a CDS encoding RDD family protein produces the protein MSEVVTGDAVVLDVQIAQLPVRAVSALIDIAVIFVCYVLGLLLWAATLTQFDSALTAAILIVFTVLVIVGYPLIFETTTRGRSVGKIVMGLRVVSDDGGPERFRQALFRALASVVEIWMLAGSPAVICSILSPRAKRIGDVFAGTVVVSERGPRMAPPPAMPPALAWWASSLQLSGLDAGQADVARQFLGRATQLDPSLRQQMAYRIAGDVVSRIAPPPPPGAPPELVLAAVLAERHRRELARLRPPDPPPWGYGPPGAPWPPQGPPPGGFAPPR, from the coding sequence ATGTCGGAGGTGGTGACCGGGGACGCCGTGGTGCTCGACGTGCAGATCGCCCAGTTGCCCGTGCGGGCCGTGAGCGCACTGATCGACATCGCGGTGATCTTCGTCTGCTACGTGTTGGGACTGCTGCTGTGGGCCGCCACCCTCACCCAGTTCGACAGCGCGCTGACCGCCGCCATCCTGATCGTCTTCACGGTGCTGGTGATCGTCGGGTACCCACTGATTTTCGAAACCACCACGCGGGGAAGGTCGGTCGGCAAGATCGTCATGGGCCTGCGGGTGGTGTCCGACGACGGTGGCCCGGAACGATTCCGGCAGGCCCTGTTTCGCGCGCTGGCATCGGTCGTGGAGATCTGGATGCTGGCCGGCAGCCCCGCCGTCATCTGCAGCATCCTCTCGCCGCGGGCCAAACGCATCGGTGACGTCTTCGCCGGCACGGTGGTCGTCAGCGAACGGGGACCCCGGATGGCGCCGCCGCCCGCGATGCCGCCGGCGCTGGCGTGGTGGGCTTCGTCGCTGCAGCTCTCGGGCCTGGACGCCGGCCAAGCGGATGTGGCTCGCCAATTTCTCGGCAGGGCAACGCAACTCGATCCGAGTCTGCGCCAGCAGATGGCGTACCGGATCGCCGGCGACGTCGTGTCACGCATCGCCCCGCCACCCCCGCCCGGCGCGCCGCCGGAACTCGTGCTCGCCGCGGTCCTGGCCGAACGGCACCGTCGCGAACTGGCGCGCCTGCGACCGCCCGACCCACCGCCGTGGGGCTACGGGCCGCCGGGCGCCCCGTGGCCGCCGCAGGGGCCGCCGCCGGGCGGGTTCGCTCCGCCGCGCTGA
- a CDS encoding stage II sporulation protein M yields the protein MDVDAFVLTHRATWDRLDRLVKGRRSLTGAEVDELVELYQRVSTHLSILRSVSSDSLLTGRLSSLVARARSVVTGAHAPLSRTFVRFWTVSFPVVAYRTWRWWLGTAVVFLAVVAAIAFWVSANPEVQSAVGTPSEIDELVNHDVASYYSAHPAAAFALQVWVNNSWVSAQCIALSVLLGLPIPIVLFKNAANVGLIAGLMFNAGKGGVLLGLLAPHGLLELTAVFLAGATGMRLGWSVISPGDRPRGQVLAEQGRAVVSVAVGLVAVLLVSGLIEALVTPSPLPTAVRVGIGVLAEVAFLSYVVYFGRRAAKAGESGDIEDAPDVVPTG from the coding sequence GTGGACGTCGACGCATTCGTGCTGACCCATCGCGCTACCTGGGACCGGCTGGACCGGTTGGTCAAGGGGCGCCGGTCGCTGACCGGCGCGGAGGTCGACGAGCTCGTCGAGCTCTATCAGCGGGTGTCCACCCACCTGTCGATCCTGCGGTCGGTGTCGTCGGATTCGCTGCTGACCGGCAGGCTCTCGAGCCTGGTGGCACGCGCGCGCTCGGTGGTGACCGGCGCGCACGCGCCGCTGAGCAGGACGTTCGTCCGGTTCTGGACCGTCTCCTTCCCGGTGGTCGCCTATCGCACCTGGCGGTGGTGGCTGGGCACGGCGGTGGTGTTCCTCGCGGTCGTGGCGGCCATCGCATTCTGGGTGTCGGCGAATCCCGAGGTGCAATCGGCGGTCGGAACACCAAGCGAAATCGACGAATTGGTCAACCACGACGTCGCCTCGTACTACAGCGCGCACCCCGCGGCGGCGTTCGCGCTGCAGGTGTGGGTGAACAACTCCTGGGTTTCCGCGCAGTGCATCGCGTTGTCGGTGCTGCTGGGGCTGCCGATCCCGATCGTGCTGTTCAAGAACGCCGCCAACGTGGGCCTGATCGCCGGCCTGATGTTCAACGCGGGCAAGGGCGGTGTCCTGCTCGGCCTGCTGGCCCCGCACGGGCTGCTGGAGCTCACCGCGGTGTTTCTGGCGGGCGCGACGGGAATGCGGCTGGGCTGGTCGGTGATCTCGCCGGGGGACCGGCCACGCGGTCAGGTGCTCGCCGAGCAGGGCCGGGCCGTCGTGTCGGTCGCCGTGGGACTGGTCGCGGTGTTGCTGGTGTCCGGGCTCATCGAGGCGTTGGTGACGCCGTCGCCGCTACCGACGGCCGTCCGGGTCGGCATCGGTGTCCTGGCCGAGGTGGCGTTCCTGTCCTACGTGGTCTACTTCGGCCGCCGCGCGGCCAAAGCCGGGGAGTCCGGCGACATCGAGGACGCCCCGGACGTGGTCCCGACGGGCTAG
- a CDS encoding DUF58 domain-containing protein, with protein sequence MVLTGRTGLVALLCALPIAVSDWPARAFVALLAALVAAVAVDVGMAAGTGGLRYTRPPDGSVRLGQEVDAVLTVHNDGRRRFRGQIRDAWPPSARAQPRVHPVTIGAGQHLLIRTRLRPVRRGDQRAAAVTARSIGPLGLAGRQTSRTVPGRVRVLPPFLSRKHLPSRLAKLREMDGPLPTLIRGQGTEFDSLREYVVGDDVRSIDWRATARRADVVVRTWRPERDRRVVLVLDTGRTAAGRVGVDPTLSDPGTGPAGWPRLDWAMDAALLLAALAMRAGDHVDFLAHDRVSRAAVVGASRTELLTQLVEAMAPLQPTLVETDWRALASALVRRTRQQSLVVLLTDLNATALEEGLLPVLGTLSARHHLMVAAVADPRVDEMAAGRADAAAVYDAAAAERSRNERRVIAARLRGSGVEVVDAVPADLAPALADRYLAMKASGRL encoded by the coding sequence GTGGTCCTGACCGGACGCACCGGCCTGGTAGCACTGCTATGCGCCCTGCCGATCGCCGTATCTGACTGGCCGGCAAGGGCTTTCGTCGCCCTGCTGGCGGCTCTGGTCGCCGCGGTCGCCGTCGACGTCGGGATGGCGGCCGGCACCGGGGGGCTGCGGTACACCCGCCCCCCGGACGGCTCGGTGCGGCTCGGCCAGGAGGTGGACGCGGTCCTGACGGTCCACAACGACGGCCGCCGCCGGTTCCGCGGCCAGATCCGCGACGCCTGGCCACCCAGCGCCCGCGCGCAGCCGCGCGTCCATCCCGTCACCATCGGGGCCGGGCAGCACCTGCTGATCCGGACCCGCCTTCGGCCGGTGCGGCGCGGCGACCAGCGTGCGGCGGCGGTCACGGCCCGCTCGATCGGCCCGCTGGGGCTGGCCGGGCGGCAAACCTCGCGGACGGTGCCCGGCCGGGTGCGGGTGCTGCCGCCGTTCCTGTCCCGCAAGCACCTGCCGTCGCGGCTCGCGAAGCTGCGCGAGATGGACGGGCCGCTGCCCACGCTGATCCGCGGCCAGGGAACCGAATTCGATTCGCTGCGCGAATACGTCGTCGGCGACGACGTGCGCTCGATCGACTGGCGCGCCACCGCGCGCCGCGCCGACGTGGTGGTCCGCACCTGGCGGCCCGAACGCGACCGCCGGGTGGTGCTCGTGCTCGACACCGGGCGCACGGCCGCCGGCCGCGTCGGCGTCGACCCGACTTTGTCCGATCCCGGCACCGGACCGGCGGGCTGGCCGCGACTGGACTGGGCGATGGATGCCGCCCTGCTGCTCGCGGCGCTCGCGATGCGGGCCGGCGACCACGTGGACTTCCTGGCCCACGACCGGGTGAGCCGCGCCGCGGTGGTCGGGGCCTCCCGCACCGAACTGCTCACCCAGCTGGTCGAGGCGATGGCACCGCTGCAGCCGACGCTCGTCGAAACCGACTGGCGTGCACTGGCGTCGGCGCTGGTTCGGCGTACCCGGCAGCAATCCCTGGTGGTGCTGCTGACCGATCTCAACGCGACCGCGCTCGAGGAGGGGCTGCTGCCGGTGCTGGGGACGTTGTCGGCCCGCCATCACCTGATGGTCGCGGCGGTCGCCGATCCGCGCGTCGACGAGATGGCCGCCGGGCGCGCCGACGCGGCCGCGGTGTACGACGCCGCGGCCGCCGAGCGTTCCCGCAACGAGCGCCGCGTGATCGCCGCCCGGCTGCGCGGCAGCGGGGTGGAGGTCGTCGACGCCGTGCCCGCCGACCTGGCGCCCGCCCTCGCCGACCGTTATCTGGCGATGAAGGCCAGCGGGCGGCTCTAG
- a CDS encoding AAA family ATPase, translating to MTPPSPAQTPAADPAREALLALRAELAKAVVGQEGVVSGLVIALLCRGHVLLEGVPGVAKTLLVRALAAALRLDFKRVQFTPDLMPGDVTGSLVYDARTAAFVFRPGPVFTNLLLADEINRTPPKTQAALLEAMEERQVSVEGEPKPLPDPFIVAATQNPVEYEGTYQLPEAQLDRFLLKLNVTLPPRDAEIVILGRHAHGFDPRDLSAIKPVAGPAELAAGRAAVQRVRVADEVLGYIVDVVGATRISPALQLGVSPRGATALLATARSWSWLSGRDYVTPDDVKAMASSTLRHRLMLRPEAELEGATADGVLDGILASVPVPR from the coding sequence GTGACACCCCCCTCCCCCGCCCAGACCCCCGCCGCTGACCCGGCCCGCGAGGCGCTGCTGGCGCTGCGCGCCGAGCTGGCCAAGGCCGTCGTGGGACAGGAAGGGGTCGTCAGCGGCCTGGTGATCGCGCTGCTGTGCCGTGGCCACGTCCTGCTGGAAGGCGTTCCGGGAGTGGCGAAGACGCTGCTGGTGCGGGCGCTGGCCGCGGCGCTGCGACTCGATTTCAAGCGGGTGCAGTTCACCCCCGACCTGATGCCCGGCGACGTCACCGGTTCGCTGGTGTACGACGCACGCACCGCCGCGTTCGTGTTCCGGCCGGGCCCGGTGTTCACCAACCTGCTGCTGGCCGACGAGATCAACCGCACCCCACCGAAGACGCAGGCGGCGCTGCTGGAGGCGATGGAGGAGCGTCAGGTCAGCGTGGAGGGCGAACCCAAACCGCTGCCCGATCCGTTCATCGTCGCCGCCACCCAGAACCCGGTCGAATACGAGGGCACCTACCAGCTGCCCGAAGCCCAGCTGGACCGCTTCCTGCTCAAGCTGAACGTCACGCTGCCGCCGCGCGACGCCGAGATCGTCATCCTGGGCAGGCACGCGCACGGCTTCGACCCCCGCGACCTGTCCGCGATCAAGCCGGTGGCCGGGCCCGCCGAACTGGCGGCCGGCCGCGCCGCGGTGCAACGGGTGCGGGTCGCCGACGAGGTACTCGGCTACATCGTCGACGTCGTGGGGGCCACCCGCATCTCCCCCGCCCTGCAACTGGGCGTGTCGCCGCGGGGGGCGACTGCGCTGCTGGCCACCGCCCGGTCCTGGTCGTGGCTGTCCGGCCGCGACTACGTCACCCCCGACGACGTCAAGGCCATGGCCTCCTCGACGCTGCGGCACCGCCTGATGCTGCGGCCGGAAGCCGAGCTGGAGGGGGCCACCGCCGACGGCGTGCTCGACGGGATCCTGGCCTCGGTTCCGGTGCCCCGCTAG
- a CDS encoding DUF4350 domain-containing protein yields MGAGPVTAAPGTAAQRRRTWRWAALSLLVIAAVAGVGAYLTAPRSGAPMDPASTAPDGAHALVTLLRDNGVEVVVATGIADVERAARPATLILVAQSQYLTDPVLDELAGAPGDLLLVEPTARTREALLPGVRKQPAPKGFDSSPDCTLREADRAGAARFGPSDSYRADAGRAVTSCYGGVLIRFRAHGRAVTVVGSAEFMTNGGLLRAGNAALAMNLAGDRPRLIWYAPQHFEGENSSTTSLFGLIPGNVTWLLWQLCLVVALVAFWKGRRPGPLVTEELPVVVRASETVEGRARLYRSRRARDRAAAALRLATVQRLLPRLGLGAGAPPPAVVAAVAQRGRADAGLVAHRLYGPPPATDDELLQLARALDDIERQVTAS; encoded by the coding sequence CTGGGCGCGGGTCCGGTGACGGCGGCACCCGGGACCGCAGCGCAGCGCCGACGCACCTGGCGCTGGGCGGCGCTGTCGCTGCTGGTCATCGCGGCCGTCGCCGGCGTCGGCGCCTACCTGACCGCACCACGGTCCGGAGCTCCGATGGATCCGGCGTCGACCGCACCCGACGGCGCCCACGCCCTGGTGACGCTGCTACGCGACAACGGTGTCGAGGTCGTCGTCGCCACCGGCATCGCCGACGTCGAGCGGGCCGCGCGCCCCGCCACCCTGATCCTGGTGGCGCAGAGCCAATACCTGACCGACCCGGTGCTGGACGAACTGGCCGGCGCCCCAGGCGATCTGCTGCTGGTCGAGCCGACGGCACGGACCCGCGAGGCGCTGCTGCCCGGCGTACGCAAGCAGCCGGCGCCGAAAGGCTTCGACAGCAGCCCGGACTGCACGCTGCGCGAAGCCGACCGGGCCGGAGCGGCGCGCTTCGGGCCCAGCGACAGCTACCGGGCCGACGCCGGCAGGGCCGTGACGAGTTGCTACGGCGGGGTGCTGATCCGGTTCCGGGCCCACGGCCGGGCCGTCACCGTGGTGGGCAGCGCCGAGTTCATGACCAACGGGGGCCTGCTGCGGGCGGGCAACGCCGCGCTGGCGATGAACCTCGCCGGCGACCGGCCCCGCCTCATCTGGTATGCGCCCCAGCACTTCGAGGGTGAGAACTCCTCCACCACTTCGCTTTTCGGCCTGATCCCCGGCAACGTGACCTGGTTGCTCTGGCAGCTGTGCCTGGTGGTGGCGCTGGTGGCGTTCTGGAAGGGCCGCCGGCCGGGCCCGCTGGTGACCGAGGAGTTGCCCGTGGTGGTGCGCGCGTCGGAGACCGTCGAGGGCCGCGCCCGGCTGTACCGGTCGCGCCGGGCCCGCGACCGGGCCGCCGCGGCGCTGCGCCTGGCCACGGTGCAGCGGCTGCTGCCCCGGCTCGGGCTGGGCGCGGGCGCGCCGCCCCCGGCGGTGGTGGCGGCCGTCGCGCAGCGCGGCCGTGCCGACGCCGGACTCGTCGCCCACCGGCTCTACGGCCCACCCCCGGCCACCGACGACGAACTGCTACAACTTGCCCGTGCGCTCGACGACATCGAAAGGCAGGTCACCGCATCGTGA
- a CDS encoding DUF4129 domain-containing protein: protein MPSIDIDRDAAHRAAQAELDKPVYSRGSAWQQLSDWINEQLYRLLEKTASLPGGWFTAAVLFVLLAVAVVIAVRVARRTLRTRRSGVALFAATQLTAAQHRATAEGFAAEGDWAAAIRHRLRAVARQLEETGVLGATPGRTANELARDAGATLPHLAGELSRAATAFNDVTYGERPGTEPEYRMIADLDEHLRSRSPAGAPAAPAAGTVESWARVR, encoded by the coding sequence GTGCCTTCCATCGACATCGACCGCGATGCCGCCCACCGGGCCGCGCAGGCCGAGCTGGACAAGCCGGTCTATTCCCGGGGCTCGGCCTGGCAGCAGCTGTCCGACTGGATCAACGAACAGCTGTACCGGCTGCTGGAGAAGACCGCGTCGCTGCCGGGCGGATGGTTCACCGCCGCGGTGCTGTTCGTCCTGCTGGCGGTCGCGGTGGTCATCGCAGTCCGGGTCGCGCGGCGCACGCTGCGCACCCGCCGCAGTGGGGTCGCGCTGTTCGCGGCCACGCAGCTCACCGCCGCGCAGCACCGCGCGACCGCCGAAGGCTTTGCCGCCGAAGGCGATTGGGCCGCGGCGATCCGGCACCGGCTCCGCGCGGTCGCCCGCCAGCTCGAGGAGACCGGGGTGCTCGGCGCGACTCCCGGGCGGACCGCCAACGAGCTGGCCCGCGACGCCGGCGCCACACTTCCCCACCTGGCCGGTGAATTATCCCGGGCGGCAACCGCTTTCAACGATGTCACCTACGGCGAGCGACCCGGCACCGAGCCCGAGTACCGGATGATCGCCGACCTCGACGAGCACCTGAGGTCACGCTCGCCGGCCGGTGCCCCCGCGGCGCCGGCGGCCGGCACCGTCGAGTCCTGGGCGCGGGTCCGGTGA
- a CDS encoding GatB/YqeY domain-containing protein: MAELKARIRADLTQAMKAQDKLRTATLRMLLAAIQTEEVSGKQAKELTDEDVLKVLTRESRKRGEAAEIYTQNGRGDLAANEHAEARVIDEYLPTQLTEAEVADVADTAIAQVAEEIGERPGMKQMGMVMKAATAIAAGKADGARLSAAVKERL; the protein is encoded by the coding sequence ATGGCGGAACTCAAGGCCCGGATCCGGGCGGACCTGACCCAGGCGATGAAGGCGCAGGACAAGTTGCGCACCGCGACGCTGCGCATGCTGCTGGCCGCGATCCAGACCGAGGAAGTCTCCGGCAAGCAGGCCAAGGAACTCACCGACGAAGACGTCCTCAAGGTGCTGACCAGGGAGTCCCGCAAGCGTGGCGAGGCCGCCGAGATCTACACCCAGAACGGCCGGGGCGACCTGGCCGCCAACGAGCACGCCGAGGCCCGGGTCATCGACGAGTACCTGCCCACCCAGCTGACCGAGGCCGAGGTGGCCGACGTCGCCGACACCGCGATCGCCCAGGTCGCCGAGGAGATCGGCGAGCGGCCCGGCATGAAGCAGATGGGCATGGTGATGAAGGCGGCCACCGCGATCGCGGCCGGCAAGGCCGACGGCGCCCGCCTGTCCGCGGCGGTCAAAGAGCGCCTATGA
- the nrfD gene encoding NrfD/PsrC family molybdoenzyme membrane anchor subunit, whose product MPRAEFRSYYGRAVLKTPVWEWKIAAYLFAGGLSGGSALLAAGADLTGRRELRRVGRVGALASLVASMYLLIADLGRPERFHHMLRVAKPSSPMSVGTWILSAYGPGAGLAGAAELMPSALRGSAPGRLLAASARPAGLSAAAFAPGVASYTAVLLSQTAVPAWNAAHPYLPFVFTGSAAASGGGLGMLLAPVAEAGPARRLAVLGAGLEVAASRLMERRIGLAAQAYTSGKAHRLRKPAEYLTVAGALGAVAGGRNRGVAALSGLALLSGSVLQRFGVFEAGVESTRDPKYVVVPQRERLDAGRPARGDDRGPQFPRVVAAARAARGAAARVIGAL is encoded by the coding sequence GTGCCGCGCGCCGAGTTCCGGTCGTACTACGGGCGTGCGGTGCTCAAGACGCCGGTATGGGAGTGGAAGATCGCCGCCTACCTGTTCGCCGGGGGCCTGTCGGGGGGCTCGGCGCTGCTGGCCGCCGGGGCCGACCTGACCGGCCGGCGCGAGTTGCGCCGCGTGGGGCGGGTCGGGGCGCTGGCCAGCCTGGTCGCCAGCATGTACTTACTCATCGCCGATCTGGGCCGCCCCGAGCGGTTCCACCACATGCTGCGGGTGGCCAAGCCGAGTTCGCCGATGAGCGTGGGCACCTGGATCCTGTCCGCCTACGGTCCCGGCGCCGGGCTGGCCGGGGCCGCCGAGCTGATGCCGTCGGCGCTGCGAGGGTCCGCGCCCGGCCGGCTGCTGGCCGCCTCGGCGCGCCCGGCGGGGCTATCGGCAGCCGCTTTCGCGCCGGGGGTCGCGTCCTACACCGCGGTGCTGCTGTCGCAGACCGCCGTCCCGGCCTGGAACGCCGCACACCCGTACCTGCCGTTCGTGTTCACCGGGTCGGCCGCGGCCAGCGGCGGCGGGCTGGGGATGCTGCTGGCGCCGGTCGCCGAGGCCGGCCCGGCCCGCCGGCTGGCCGTCCTGGGCGCCGGCCTCGAGGTCGCGGCGTCGCGGCTCATGGAGCGGCGCATCGGTCTGGCCGCGCAGGCCTACACCAGCGGCAAAGCACACCGGCTGCGCAAGCCGGCCGAGTACCTGACGGTCGCCGGGGCGCTGGGCGCGGTGGCGGGCGGACGCAACCGCGGTGTCGCGGCCCTGTCCGGGCTGGCGCTGCTGTCCGGCAGCGTGCTGCAGCGGTTCGGGGTGTTCGAGGCCGGGGTCGAATCCACCCGCGACCCGAAGTACGTCGTGGTGCCGCAGCGGGAACGGCTCGACGCCGGCCGGCCGGCCCGCGGCGACGACCGGGGACCGCAGTTCCCGCGGGTCGTTGCGGCGGCGCGGGCCGCGCGCGGCGCCGCGGCGCGCGTCATAGGCGCTCTTTGA